TAAACTCACCCATGCAACTCCTAATGATAATCTTGCCCCAAGCAATAGATTCGGCAATGCCGCTGGTAAAATTAGTTTCGTAATTAATTTTCTTTTACTAAACTCTAACACTCTTGCAACATCAAATAATTTTGAATCTACACCCCGTATTCCTAAAAACGCGTTTACATATAAAGGAAAAAACGCACCGTCTGCAATTAATAATACTTTCGATGTTTCTCCAAAACCGAACCATAATACGAAAAGCGGTGCTACAGCTAAATGAGGTACAGTTCGTAACATTTGTACAGACGGATCTAAATATTGCTCACTTCTCGTTGAAAACCCAACAATCGTCCCTAAAATAATGCCTAAACTCCCGCCGATAAAGAAGCCGGCCGCAGCCCTGAACACACTAATGTTTAAATGACCGAATAACTCTCCTGTTTTTATAAGTTCTTGAAAAGCTAGTAATATATGTAATGGCGTTGGTAAAACTGTTTTAGAAACTAGATCGAACACTCCGGCTAACTGCCAAATACTTAATACGATAATCGGTATAGTAATCGCTCTTACTACCACTTTTACATTCGTCTTTCTCACTTTCTTTACATTGTTTTTGCCAATCGTTATACTCGCACTTTTCATAACAGCTTTCGTATTCTCCAATTTACAAAACCTCTTTTCATTTCGCCTTTACTGCTTTTTCTACGAAAGAATTATCTACAACTTTATCTGTCTTGATTTCTTTCTTTATAGAACCGAGTTTATATTGAAAATCCGCTGTCTTTTGCTGTTCCGCTATTATTTCTTTCGTTACTGGAACTAAAATTGGTTTGTCGTGATCAAATACTTCTTTTACAATTTCAACATCTATTTTCTTTGCAGAAGTATATATTTTTATCGCCTCATCTAAGTTTGATTCTTGCCATACACGAGCTTTTTCATAAACTTTGAGAAACTTCTCAACTAATTCTGGATGCTCTTTCGCAAACTTTGTTCTTGCAATTAAAAACTCTGGTGAAGAAACATTTAATCGTTCACCATCTGTAATAGCCTTTGCTCCTTTATTTAACGTATGTAGTGAAATGAATGGATCCCAAATGGCCCATGCATCTACTGATCCAGATTCAAATGCCGGCTGTGCTTCATCTGGTTGCAGTTGAATGACATTTACATCTTTCGCATTGATACCTTCTTTATCTAATGCTCGATATAATAAATTAAACGCGCTACTCCCTTTTGCTACGGCAATTTTTTTACCTTTTAAATCTTTTACACTTGTAATCTTGCTATCTTTTTGTACAAGAATTCCAGTTCCTTTCCTCGCATAGCTGGTATTAGCAATTTCGGTAAATTCAATACCTGCTGCTTGCGCGGAAATAACTGGGGAGTTGCCAACTTCACCAAAGTCTAATCGATTTGATGCGATCGCTTCAAAATAAGGAGGTCCGCTTTGAAACTCTGTCCATTTCACTTTAACTCCTTCTTTTTTAAACTCCTCTTCAAACCATCCTTTTTTCTGTGCTAATAATAGAGGGCTTAATCCTTGCTGTATACCAATTTGAATTGTTACATCTTCTTTCTTGCTACTTGCTGTACTTTTTTCGCATCCTAATAAAAATAAAGATATAACTAATGCAAAAGAAAGAACTTTTCCTTTTTTATTCATATATAATCCACCCTTTTCCTATATACTCGTTTGAATCAGTCCCCCGTGTTCAAACTGTTGTAATACTTTCGTACGAATTTCTTGGAATAATTCCGAAGTTTTACTACGGGGATAAGGTAAATTATTTTCAATCACTTTATGTATTTTTCCAGGCTTTGCACTCATGAGGATAATTCGGTTTGAAAGATATATCGCTTCGTCTATATCATGAGTGACGAATAACATTGTCGTTTTCTTCTGCTCCCAAATGTTCAACAGTACTTCTTGCAAATGACTTCTAGTAAAAGCATCAAGTGCCCCGAACGGTTCATCAAGTAATAATACATTCGGATCTCTTAATAAAGCTCTCGCAATCGCAACACGTTGTGACATCCCGCCTGAAATTTCCTTCAGATAAGATTTTTCAAAACCATCTAATCGAACGGTTTCAACCCATTCCTTTACCTTATCTTTTACGTACTTATCTTTTAACGACAAATCTGCAGCAATATTTTCTTCAACTGTTAACCACGGAAATAAGCGATGTTCTTGAAAAATAAAACCTTGTTTCTTACTCGGTTTTACGATTTTCTCTCCATCGATGATAACTTCACCTTCAAATTCGTTGTCTAATCCCGCAACAATTTTCAAAAGCGTACTTTTCCCACAACCACTCGGTCCAATTACAGTGACAAAATCCCCTTTCTCTAATTGAAAATTAATATCTTCTAATACTTGAACCGTACCAGTTTGTTTTGAAAAATATTTTGAAACCCCTTCAATTGAAACAGTCACTACTTCCCCTCCTTAAAATGATTCATCTTAATGAACAGATTCATTATTTATATAATAAAAAAACCAAAGGCATTTCATTTTGTAATGAAATGCCTTTGGTTTTTCCAATCAGCTATACGTTATAGAATTAACTACATATTATACAAATATTTCCGATAAGTCAACTGGGTTTTATTAAACTTTATTTATTTTTAAAAATAGTAGCAGTTTCTAAAATGATGTTTGGAAGCAACTCTTGTATTGCATTCAATACTGTATGAAGAGCTTTTTCTACATATCCATCTTCAAATTGTTCTAACGGCTCAGGTAATTCATCCTCATCCAATATGAAAAATTCTCCGCTTGGAAGTACCATAATATCAACAATTAAATCTTCAAAGGATACCACTTCATCCGTTATACATGTATTCTTTACAAGATTAAAATAAGAACCTAGATAACTCCCATCCTGATCTCTCCAAACGTATAAATTATATGGACGATTTCCCCAGTAATATGCAACTGTATAACTTCCTTTCGGGATCGTTAACTTCGTATCGTTTGCTGTCATAGTAAAAGAGTACTGTACTTCATGATACAAAACAATTTTATCTTGCTGCGTTTCTATTAATA
This Bacillus paramycoides DNA region includes the following protein-coding sequences:
- a CDS encoding ABC transporter permease is translated as MENTKAVMKSASITIGKNNVKKVRKTNVKVVVRAITIPIIVLSIWQLAGVFDLVSKTVLPTPLHILLAFQELIKTGELFGHLNISVFRAAAGFFIGGSLGIILGTIVGFSTRSEQYLDPSVQMLRTVPHLAVAPLFVLWFGFGETSKVLLIADGAFFPLYVNAFLGIRGVDSKLFDVARVLEFSKRKLITKLILPAALPNLLLGARLSLGVAWVSLVVAELMGSTEGIGYMIMDARQFSNTDIVFVGIIIFAFVGKFSDSLVRLLEVKFLRWRDNFKGETGN
- a CDS encoding aliphatic sulfonate ABC transporter substrate-binding protein, with the protein product MNKKGKVLSFALVISLFLLGCEKSTASSKKEDVTIQIGIQQGLSPLLLAQKKGWFEEEFKKEGVKVKWTEFQSGPPYFEAIASNRLDFGEVGNSPVISAQAAGIEFTEIANTSYARKGTGILVQKDSKITSVKDLKGKKIAVAKGSSAFNLLYRALDKEGINAKDVNVIQLQPDEAQPAFESGSVDAWAIWDPFISLHTLNKGAKAITDGERLNVSSPEFLIARTKFAKEHPELVEKFLKVYEKARVWQESNLDEAIKIYTSAKKIDVEIVKEVFDHDKPILVPVTKEIIAEQQKTADFQYKLGSIKKEIKTDKVVDNSFVEKAVKAK
- a CDS encoding ABC transporter ATP-binding protein, producing MTVSIEGVSKYFSKQTGTVQVLEDINFQLEKGDFVTVIGPSGCGKSTLLKIVAGLDNEFEGEVIIDGEKIVKPSKKQGFIFQEHRLFPWLTVEENIAADLSLKDKYVKDKVKEWVETVRLDGFEKSYLKEISGGMSQRVAIARALLRDPNVLLLDEPFGALDAFTRSHLQEVLLNIWEQKKTTMLFVTHDIDEAIYLSNRIILMSAKPGKIHKVIENNLPYPRSKTSELFQEIRTKVLQQFEHGGLIQTSI
- a CDS encoding DUF402 domain-containing protein — encoded protein: MSCLRTSGIEIIERKIRYDASTVDHACLLIETQQDKIVLYHEVQYSFTMTANDTKLTIPKGSYTVAYYWGNRPYNLYVWRDQDGSYLGSYFNLVKNTCITDEVVSFEDLIVDIMVLPSGEFFILDEDELPEPLEQFEDGYVEKALHTVLNAIQELLPNIILETATIFKNK